The following proteins are encoded in a genomic region of Acidobacteriota bacterium:
- a CDS encoding gluconokinase encodes MKQPLILSLDIGTSSVRAAIYDSDANPIPRASVKIERSFSVTPDGGFEIDTGLAIDQVVATIDQVLEKTNKLKGEIAYVASCSFWHSLVGVDARGDHTPVVLGWADTRGRAFTSVLRKRFDETAIHNRTGARFHSSFWPAKLMWLRKEFPDAFSQAAVLMSFSDLLGFRFFDEMATSVSMASGTGIFDIRKCAWDAELIKYLKIKPAMLPTIAADDQTFKLNKKYAKRWPRLANAEWFPTIADGAADNIGSGCMTKSKAALMVGTSGAMRVAYEGQLPAKIPDGLWCYRIDRRRVILGGALSDGGNLYAWMKKNLNLPKDAEQQIATRLLGAHGLTVAPYFHGERSTLYREDAQGGINGLTAANDSIDILQAAMESVAYRFAEILKQLNSVVRVKEIVASGGALRDSPVWTRIISDVLGRELTMSSVQESSLRGAVLLALESIGRIDSIDSNQILLA; translated from the coding sequence TTGAAACAACCTCTGATCCTATCTCTCGATATCGGCACATCGAGCGTTCGCGCCGCAATTTATGATTCCGACGCAAATCCGATCCCACGTGCTTCGGTCAAGATCGAGCGCTCATTTAGCGTTACGCCCGACGGTGGATTTGAGATCGATACGGGCCTTGCGATCGATCAGGTCGTGGCTACGATCGATCAGGTCCTCGAAAAAACAAACAAACTAAAGGGCGAGATCGCGTATGTCGCATCGTGCTCATTCTGGCACAGCCTAGTCGGTGTCGATGCGAGAGGCGATCACACGCCCGTCGTTCTAGGCTGGGCCGACACGCGGGGCCGTGCGTTTACTTCCGTCCTTCGAAAGCGCTTTGACGAGACCGCAATTCACAACCGAACCGGTGCCAGATTTCACTCCAGCTTTTGGCCGGCAAAGCTGATGTGGCTGCGAAAGGAATTTCCGGATGCATTTTCGCAAGCTGCGGTGCTGATGTCGTTTAGCGATCTTTTGGGTTTCCGGTTTTTTGATGAAATGGCCACGAGCGTCTCGATGGCTTCGGGAACCGGCATTTTCGATATCCGAAAATGCGCATGGGACGCGGAGTTGATCAAATATCTGAAGATCAAGCCGGCCATGCTTCCCACAATCGCGGCGGACGATCAAACATTTAAGCTCAACAAAAAATACGCAAAACGCTGGCCGCGGCTCGCTAATGCCGAATGGTTTCCGACGATCGCGGACGGCGCCGCTGATAATATCGGTTCGGGCTGCATGACAAAGTCGAAAGCAGCGTTGATGGTCGGCACATCCGGGGCGATGCGTGTCGCATACGAGGGCCAACTGCCCGCGAAGATTCCCGACGGCCTCTGGTGCTACCGCATCGACCGCCGACGCGTCATCCTCGGCGGAGCATTGTCCGACGGCGGCAATCTATACGCGTGGATGAAAAAGAACCTTAATCTGCCAAAGGACGCCGAACAACAGATTGCAACCCGCTTGCTCGGAGCCCACGGATTAACCGTCGCACCGTATTTTCACGGAGAACGCAGTACGCTTTACCGCGAAGACGCCCAAGGCGGGATCAACGGCCTCACCGCGGCGAACGATTCCATCGACATTCTCCAAGCCGCGATGGAATCGGTCGCCTATCGCTTCGCCGAAATCTTAAAACAGCTAAACTCGGTCGTAAGAGTAAAAGAAATAGTCGCCTCCGGCGGAGCCCTCCGCGATTCTCCCGTCTGGACGCGGATAATCTCGGACGTACTGGGCCGCGAACTGACCATGAGCAGCGTCCAGGAATCATCTTTGCGAGGTGCCGTTTTGCTTGCACTCGAAAGTATTGGCAGAATAGACAGTATCGACTCAAACCAAATTTTGCTCGCTTGA
- the tkt gene encoding transketolase has translation MTTEKLNLDQLCINTIRTLSLDAIQKANSGHPGLPLGMAPAAYVLWTKFLRHNPKNPKWFGRDRFLLSGGHGSMLIYSLLHLTGYDLSMDEIKRFRQLHSKTPGHPENIMTAGVEVTTGPLGQGFANGVGMGIAQAHLAAKFNKKGFPVADGFIYNICSDGDLMEGVSYEAASLAGHLKLGNLIYLYDDNQITIDGSTDLAFTEDRTKRFEAAGWHVSEVADGNDLKAIEKAIKDAQKVKNKPSLIRVHTIIGFGMPKQGTSKAHSDAPGEEAVKETKRNLGWPEDKSFYVPKEVSAHMRQAVKNGAAIEKEWEALVKQYGKTHPELGAAFASIRSDSLPDGWEKSLPKFDGVEAKATRAYSGDVINAIADTIPQMLGGSGDLTPSNNTYIKSSADIQSGRFENRNVHYGIREHAMGSLMNGMALYGGVIPFGGTFQTFSDYMRPAIRLAALSQIRTIFVFTHDSIGLGEDGPTHQSVEHIAAMRAIPNLAVIRPCDAHETREAWRAALKRTKAPTAFALSRQKVALIDRKKFGDAKGLHKGAYILAEAETKAGKAATPKLILIATGSEVGLAMEAREKLNAEGTPTRVVSMPCWEFFDAQPQKYRDEILPPKVTARLAIEAGVSQGWHKYTGDSGDILAVDKFGASAPAEDVFRDYGYTVENLLKLAKALI, from the coding sequence ATGACAACTGAAAAACTCAACCTCGACCAACTCTGTATCAACACCATTCGCACACTTTCGCTGGATGCTATTCAGAAGGCGAATTCCGGGCATCCGGGGCTGCCGCTTGGGATGGCACCTGCGGCGTATGTGTTGTGGACCAAGTTTCTGCGGCACAACCCGAAGAATCCGAAGTGGTTTGGCCGCGACCGGTTTTTGTTGTCGGGCGGGCATGGGTCGATGCTGATCTACAGCTTACTGCATCTGACGGGCTATGATCTGTCTATGGACGAGATCAAGCGGTTCCGGCAATTACATTCGAAAACGCCGGGGCACCCTGAGAATATTATGACTGCGGGCGTCGAGGTGACGACAGGGCCGTTGGGACAAGGCTTTGCGAACGGCGTCGGAATGGGCATCGCTCAGGCTCATCTGGCGGCGAAGTTCAACAAAAAAGGCTTTCCTGTCGCCGACGGATTCATTTACAACATCTGCTCCGACGGCGATTTGATGGAGGGCGTCAGTTACGAGGCTGCTTCGCTGGCCGGGCATCTGAAGCTCGGCAATCTGATCTATCTCTACGACGACAACCAGATCACGATCGACGGTTCGACCGATCTCGCGTTTACCGAGGACCGGACCAAGCGGTTCGAGGCTGCAGGTTGGCACGTCTCTGAGGTCGCTGACGGCAACGATCTGAAAGCGATCGAAAAAGCGATCAAGGACGCTCAGAAGGTCAAAAACAAACCGTCGCTGATCCGAGTTCACACGATAATCGGTTTCGGGATGCCGAAACAGGGAACGAGCAAGGCCCATTCCGATGCTCCGGGCGAAGAGGCCGTCAAGGAAACAAAGCGCAATCTCGGTTGGCCTGAGGACAAGAGCTTTTACGTCCCGAAAGAGGTTTCCGCACACATGCGGCAAGCTGTAAAAAACGGTGCCGCAATCGAAAAGGAATGGGAGGCTCTCGTTAAACAGTACGGGAAGACTCATCCCGAACTCGGTGCCGCGTTCGCATCGATCCGCAGCGATTCGCTGCCCGACGGTTGGGAGAAAAGCTTGCCGAAATTCGACGGGGTCGAGGCAAAAGCAACACGCGCATACAGCGGCGATGTGATCAATGCCATTGCCGATACCATTCCGCAGATGCTCGGCGGCTCGGGCGATCTGACGCCTTCAAACAACACTTACATCAAATCATCAGCCGATATTCAATCCGGGCGATTTGAGAACCGCAACGTCCACTACGGCATTCGCGAACACGCGATGGGCTCACTGATGAACGGCATGGCACTGTACGGCGGCGTGATTCCTTTTGGCGGTACGTTTCAGACGTTCTCCGATTATATGCGGCCGGCGATCAGGCTAGCGGCGTTGTCGCAGATCCGGACGATCTTTGTCTTCACCCACGACTCGATCGGCCTCGGCGAAGACGGTCCAACGCACCAATCCGTCGAACACATCGCCGCGATGCGTGCGATACCAAATCTCGCGGTCATTCGCCCGTGCGACGCCCACGAAACCCGCGAAGCCTGGCGCGCCGCACTAAAACGGACAAAAGCCCCGACCGCATTCGCCCTATCACGCCAAAAGGTCGCTCTCATCGACCGCAAAAAATTCGGTGACGCAAAGGGCCTGCACAAAGGTGCATATATTCTCGCCGAGGCCGAAACAAAAGCCGGAAAGGCTGCAACACCAAAACTCATTCTGATCGCCACCGGCTCCGAAGTCGGCCTGGCAATGGAGGCTCGCGAAAAGCTAAACGCCGAAGGCACGCCGACCCGCGTAGTCTCAATGCCATGCTGGGAATTCTTCGACGCTCAGCCGCAAAAATACCGCGACGAGATCCTGCCGCCAAAGGTAACGGCCCGTCTCGCCATCGAAGCCGGCGTTTCACAGGGCTGGCATAAATACACGGGCGACAGCGGCGACATTCTCGCCGTCGATAAATTCGGAGCCTCGGCACCTGCGGAAGATGTGTTCCGGGATTACGGTTATACAGTCGAAAATTTATTAAAGCTCGCAAAAGCGTTGATCTAG
- a CDS encoding tetratricopeptide repeat protein: MKFAYVRMILLVMSTVLVSLVSLYGQTPEQLKRASEHFKQGNEHYRNDRYDAAIASFSEYLKIQPRGETAWYNRGLAYRLKAELAMSRLDFDRAEADFSQAIKVNPKNADYWSERGVVRIRLAEIDTAKRPQAITDFTEAIKLNPRLSQAYSGRGQMYEAQRDNAKAMADVNEAIRLNPKDFVALFTRGKLFSVSKKYTAARADLEKAIKLYPNYDLAKSHLNYVNSELAKANPTKVAVGGTTPPVATIAITDPYDGRILAENALKAGNYLSAIDLATWSLVLIKLDAEGTPSKDMLTNVYFDLLITRARSYEALRRFTESDRDRGTIAMAGMKGMNRYLDAADVELQKDKIMQGTGFLFAQTQTITATSICDQSLGSTMEWADLVIKNRPNDEIRRGAGAALYGVKEICSTTYIIHAMYQSGSTMLSSVNASKARIDAVASLTTAISLSPKNRKAYQDRAKLYRALGKADLAAADEQKVRELPPSK, translated from the coding sequence ATGAAGTTTGCATATGTGAGAATGATATTGTTGGTAATGAGCACGGTTTTGGTGTCGCTGGTCTCGCTTTACGGCCAGACCCCAGAACAGCTAAAGCGTGCGTCGGAGCACTTCAAACAGGGCAACGAACATTACCGCAACGATCGCTACGATGCCGCAATTGCAAGTTTTTCTGAGTATCTTAAGATCCAACCTCGTGGTGAAACTGCTTGGTACAATCGGGGATTAGCATACCGTTTGAAAGCCGAATTGGCGATGAGCCGGCTGGACTTTGATAGGGCTGAGGCTGACTTTTCTCAGGCCATCAAGGTAAACCCAAAAAACGCCGATTACTGGTCCGAGCGTGGAGTGGTACGAATTAGGCTCGCTGAGATCGACACAGCCAAACGGCCGCAGGCTATCACGGATTTCACTGAAGCGATCAAGTTGAATCCGCGCCTTTCTCAGGCTTACAGCGGACGCGGACAGATGTACGAGGCCCAGCGTGACAATGCCAAAGCAATGGCCGACGTCAATGAGGCTATCAGGTTGAATCCGAAGGACTTCGTTGCCCTCTTCACACGCGGAAAGCTCTTTTCAGTCTCAAAGAAATACACAGCAGCCCGGGCCGACCTTGAAAAGGCGATCAAGCTTTATCCAAATTATGACCTGGCGAAATCGCATCTCAACTACGTAAATTCAGAGTTGGCAAAGGCTAATCCGACCAAGGTCGCGGTGGGGGGAACGACTCCACCAGTTGCAACGATAGCGATCACCGATCCGTACGACGGCCGAATACTCGCGGAAAATGCTCTCAAGGCAGGAAACTACTTGTCGGCTATCGATCTGGCGACATGGTCATTAGTACTGATCAAGCTTGACGCGGAAGGTACACCGAGCAAAGATATGTTGACGAACGTTTATTTTGATCTCCTGATCACGCGTGCCCGATCTTATGAAGCCCTTAGGCGATTCACGGAGTCAGATCGGGACCGAGGGACCATCGCAATGGCCGGTATGAAAGGCATGAATCGTTATCTTGACGCAGCAGATGTCGAATTGCAGAAAGATAAGATCATGCAGGGAACGGGTTTTCTCTTTGCTCAGACCCAGACGATCACTGCTACGTCAATATGCGATCAGTCGCTGGGATCAACCATGGAATGGGCAGATCTTGTGATCAAGAATCGGCCTAATGACGAAATTCGACGGGGAGCCGGAGCAGCATTGTACGGTGTCAAGGAGATATGTTCGACCACTTATATCATCCACGCGATGTACCAGTCCGGTTCGACGATGCTCTCGTCCGTAAACGCCTCCAAGGCACGCATCGACGCGGTTGCATCGCTTACGACCGCGATAAGCCTTTCGCCAAAGAACCGAAAGGCCTATCAAGATCGGGCAAAACTGTATCGTGCGCTCGGAAAAGCAGACCTGGCAGCCGCAGACGAACAAAAGGTCCGCGAGCTGCCGCCTTCAAAATGA
- a CDS encoding alanine racemase has product MDLHSISTPSLILDMSRVRRNAEQISLIAADGGARLRPHIKTHKCVEVARIQTTGHNGAITVSTLAEARAFAANGFNDITYAVPIEPGKFADAIEILRSGSKLNLLTDDAETAKQLDAAAGRAGVKFNVFVKIDCGTHRVGVEPHTADAIEIPRQLSDAQNLHFAGILTHAGHSYDVQTVEEIKAVARHERDCMVDLATRLRETSIEVPTVSIGSTPTINHIDHLDGIDEVRPGNYIFFDNFQATLGSCSFEDTALTVLAAVVHRNASRRKLVIDAGGIAMSKDRGPVGLDPTCGYGRVLDLEGVDTGMRLTSLSQEHGVIHAGEDTAFDRFKVGDRIRILANHSCMTAAQHSHYNVLESGEIVDRWKINSGW; this is encoded by the coding sequence ATGGACCTGCATTCCATCTCAACACCATCCTTGATCTTGGACATGTCACGCGTTCGACGTAACGCCGAGCAAATATCGTTAATAGCGGCCGACGGTGGAGCACGTTTGCGACCGCATATAAAGACCCACAAATGTGTCGAGGTCGCCCGCATTCAAACCACCGGACATAACGGTGCGATTACGGTTTCGACGCTCGCTGAGGCCCGGGCGTTTGCGGCTAATGGTTTCAATGACATAACTTATGCTGTGCCGATCGAACCCGGGAAATTTGCTGACGCGATCGAGATATTGCGAAGCGGCTCAAAGCTCAATTTACTCACCGACGATGCCGAAACTGCAAAACAGCTCGACGCGGCTGCCGGGCGAGCAGGTGTGAAATTCAACGTGTTCGTAAAGATCGATTGCGGCACACACCGCGTCGGCGTTGAGCCGCACACTGCTGATGCTATTGAGATTCCGCGACAACTTTCGGATGCGCAAAATCTGCATTTCGCCGGAATTCTCACGCACGCCGGACATTCGTATGACGTCCAAACCGTTGAGGAGATTAAGGCAGTTGCTCGTCACGAACGTGATTGCATGGTCGATCTGGCGACGAGATTGAGGGAAACGAGCATCGAGGTCCCAACCGTCAGTATTGGTTCGACGCCGACGATAAATCACATCGACCATCTCGACGGCATCGACGAAGTTCGGCCGGGAAATTACATTTTCTTCGACAATTTTCAAGCGACGCTCGGCAGTTGCTCGTTTGAAGATACGGCTTTGACCGTACTTGCGGCGGTCGTGCATCGCAACGCGTCGCGGCGAAAATTGGTAATAGACGCCGGCGGCATCGCAATGTCAAAAGATCGCGGCCCGGTCGGCCTCGACCCGACGTGTGGTTATGGCCGCGTCCTTGATCTCGAAGGCGTCGACACAGGAATGCGTCTCACATCGCTCTCGCAGGAACACGGCGTGATCCACGCCGGAGAAGATACCGCATTCGATCGTTTCAAGGTCGGAGACCGCATTCGGATCCTTGCAAATCACTCATGTATGACCGCCGCCCAGCATTCGCATTACAATGTTCTGGAAAGCGGCGAGATCGTTGACCGTTGGAAAATTAATTCCGGTTGGTGA
- a CDS encoding DinB family protein, whose amino-acid sequence MTKAILLEQFTACYDKDAWFVALKNTLEAVTADEALWKPQCCDNSIWETVSHLNYYNFAYVERFKGVDYQYPADDNDATFTAGEATAETWNAETARLDAILTEFRDLIANADESKFNEPVSKTNRASWATLISNINAHNAYHAGQILLLRKLQGSWDRSKGVS is encoded by the coding sequence ATGACAAAAGCGATCTTACTCGAACAATTCACAGCCTGCTACGACAAAGACGCCTGGTTCGTCGCGCTTAAAAACACACTTGAAGCCGTGACGGCGGACGAGGCGTTGTGGAAGCCTCAATGTTGCGATAACTCGATCTGGGAAACAGTCAGCCACCTGAACTATTACAATTTCGCCTATGTCGAACGGTTCAAGGGCGTGGATTATCAATATCCGGCGGATGACAATGACGCGACATTTACGGCCGGCGAAGCGACTGCGGAAACGTGGAATGCAGAAACCGCGAGGCTTGACGCGATCTTGACCGAGTTTCGCGACTTGATCGCCAACGCCGACGAGAGCAAATTCAACGAGCCCGTTTCAAAAACAAATAGGGCGTCGTGGGCGACATTGATATCAAATATCAACGCCCACAACGCCTATCATGCCGGACAAATATTGTTGTTAAGAAAGCTGCAAGGCAGCTGGGATCGCTCAAAAGGTGTCAGCTAA
- the alaS gene encoding alanine--tRNA ligase, which yields MSVYDELTETQQFASRVIADHARSTAFAIADGILPGNEGRNYVLRKIMRRAIYHGREHLGLNDLFFYKVCDFVVSEMKGVYPELETQRDFIGKMVRIEEERFGNTVTVGLGKLNELGISGSTPQDDDLFLSIGKLYDTFGTPRDLIRVYLEEKGLEFEEDDFNERFDSALQDLQSQGTVGQTTRKSQPSPVYAELLEKVGVNQFHGYDTTHLTGAKVVGILDGETSVETLAEGQQGSVVLDQTPFYAEAGGQVGDVGKLIAADSTAAVADTYSPVAGLIIHKVTVENGSLNVGDEVTASVNAEKRDATRRNHTATHLVHAALREVLGTHVKQAGSVVGPNVLRFDFTHYQPMTTAEIAEVEDLVNREILKNDTVNTNVMSIEEAMSGGAMALFGEKYGSAVRVLSVGDGGFSKELCGGTHVRATGDIGSFKITGDEAIASGVRRIRAITGFDAFNRFREDERLIDASLGALNTQRDNLPNAIARLQEELKKTRKEMDELKLKIATGSIGDASSGGDEHREINGVKVLGKIVEGLDSGGTRQLSDTLLARLKSGVVIIGRSDEGKVGIIVRVSDDLTSQVKAGDIIREIAPIVGGRGGGKPDMAEGGGTEPAKLADAIETSYAVIERMLS from the coding sequence ATGAGTGTTTACGACGAACTGACCGAGACCCAACAATTTGCTTCACGCGTGATCGCCGACCACGCGCGTTCCACCGCGTTTGCCATCGCAGACGGAATTCTGCCCGGCAACGAAGGCCGCAACTATGTCCTTAGAAAGATCATGCGCCGTGCCATCTACCATGGCCGCGAGCATTTGGGTTTGAACGATCTTTTCTTCTACAAGGTCTGCGACTTTGTCGTCTCCGAGATGAAAGGCGTGTATCCGGAACTTGAGACCCAACGCGACTTCATCGGCAAAATGGTCCGCATCGAAGAAGAACGATTCGGGAACACCGTGACCGTCGGGCTCGGAAAACTGAACGAACTCGGTATTTCCGGCAGCACACCACAGGATGATGACCTTTTCCTCTCGATCGGAAAACTCTACGACACATTCGGAACGCCGCGCGATCTGATTCGCGTCTATCTCGAAGAGAAAGGCCTCGAATTTGAAGAGGACGATTTCAACGAACGCTTTGATTCCGCTCTGCAGGATCTCCAATCGCAGGGCACGGTCGGCCAGACCACACGCAAGTCCCAACCTTCGCCGGTCTATGCCGAGCTGCTCGAAAAGGTCGGGGTTAACCAATTTCATGGTTACGACACGACGCATCTCACCGGAGCAAAAGTAGTCGGAATACTCGACGGCGAAACGTCCGTCGAAACTCTAGCCGAAGGTCAGCAAGGCAGTGTGGTTCTTGATCAAACTCCTTTCTACGCCGAGGCGGGCGGTCAGGTCGGCGACGTTGGCAAGCTGATCGCCGCTGATTCGACCGCTGCTGTTGCCGATACGTATTCGCCTGTTGCAGGACTCATCATTCATAAGGTAACGGTCGAAAATGGCTCGCTTAATGTCGGCGACGAGGTCACCGCGTCGGTCAATGCCGAAAAACGCGATGCGACGCGGCGAAATCATACCGCGACTCATCTTGTTCACGCTGCTCTAAGGGAAGTTCTGGGAACACACGTAAAACAGGCCGGTTCGGTCGTCGGGCCGAATGTCCTGCGGTTCGATTTTACGCATTACCAACCGATGACCACGGCCGAGATCGCAGAGGTCGAGGATCTGGTCAACCGCGAGATCCTTAAGAACGACACGGTAAACACCAACGTCATGAGCATCGAAGAGGCGATGTCCGGCGGTGCAATGGCTCTGTTTGGGGAGAAATACGGTTCGGCGGTGCGCGTATTGAGCGTGGGCGACGGAGGCTTTTCGAAAGAGTTGTGCGGCGGCACGCACGTCCGGGCGACCGGCGACATCGGCTCGTTCAAGATCACCGGCGATGAAGCGATCGCGTCCGGCGTCCGCCGCATCCGCGCGATCACAGGCTTTGACGCATTCAACCGCTTCCGCGAAGACGAACGCCTCATCGACGCGTCGCTCGGGGCCTTGAACACCCAACGCGACAACCTGCCAAACGCCATCGCGAGATTACAGGAAGAGCTGAAGAAGACACGCAAGGAAATGGACGAGTTAAAACTCAAGATCGCGACCGGCTCGATAGGCGATGCGTCCTCGGGCGGAGATGAACACAGAGAAATAAACGGCGTTAAAGTTTTAGGAAAAATCGTCGAAGGCCTCGACAGCGGCGGAACGCGTCAGCTTTCCGATACGTTGCTCGCCCGTCTAAAATCCGGCGTTGTGATAATCGGCCGTTCAGACGAAGGCAAGGTCGGCATCATCGTCCGTGTCTCGGACGACCTTACATCGCAAGTAAAGGCTGGCGACATCATTCGCGAGATCGCTCCGATAGTTGGCGGCCGCGGCGGCGGCAAACCCGACATGGCCGAAGGCGGCGGCACCGAACCCGCCAAACTCGCCGACGCCATCGAAACAAGCTACGCCGTCATCGAGCGAATGTTGAGCTAG
- a CDS encoding aldehyde dehydrogenase family protein yields MSAAMPTQTNEIVSYNPATGAEVGRVAQASQDAVNAAVERSRTAFQLWKKTSFVERKAYIMKAREVLLAEREVIARLISDESGKPVAEALSMEIAPVLDLMQYFARKTEKLLKPAKINIGLYALLGRSSKIVYQPLGVVGIIPAWNYPFSIPLGEAVMALMAGNTVVIKPSELTPMIGLKIGEIFKKTGLPDGCVQIVSGGGETGAALVESNPDKIMFTGSVATGKKIAAAAAKNLTSVVLELGGKDPMIVFADANLDLAAGAAVWGAFCNSGQSCSSVERLYVQESVAEEITRKIVERTKQLQQGTGDRADVSIGSMSSERQIKIVEDHVEDFRLSRAKIETGGRRNPDLEGLFYEPTVITNANNDMRAMQEETFGPTLPIATFSTEEEAIRLANDSEFGLTASVWTRDRAKGKRIAEKIEAGSVCINEVLYTHGIGQTPWGGFKNSGRGRTHGREGLMELVQPQHIHTNHIAILPDAWWMPYSANAISTFRKMTTTFASGSLIRTVGLLPQLFKRVMELLRK; encoded by the coding sequence ATGAGCGCTGCAATGCCGACCCAAACCAACGAGATCGTCTCGTACAACCCCGCGACAGGTGCCGAGGTCGGCCGTGTCGCGCAAGCCTCGCAGGACGCAGTGAACGCGGCGGTCGAGCGTAGCCGAACTGCGTTTCAGTTGTGGAAGAAAACATCATTCGTCGAGCGAAAGGCCTATATCATGAAGGCCCGCGAGGTTTTGCTCGCCGAACGCGAAGTGATCGCCCGCCTCATCTCCGACGAATCAGGAAAACCCGTTGCTGAGGCCTTGTCGATGGAGATCGCACCGGTGCTTGACCTGATGCAGTACTTCGCCCGTAAGACCGAAAAGCTACTAAAACCGGCAAAGATCAACATCGGCCTCTACGCCTTGCTCGGCCGCTCGTCAAAGATCGTATATCAGCCGCTCGGCGTCGTCGGAATTATTCCGGCGTGGAATTATCCTTTCTCGATCCCGCTCGGCGAAGCTGTGATGGCGTTGATGGCGGGAAATACGGTCGTCATCAAACCGTCCGAACTGACGCCAATGATCGGCCTCAAGATCGGCGAGATCTTTAAGAAGACCGGCTTGCCTGACGGTTGTGTCCAGATCGTCAGCGGCGGCGGAGAGACGGGAGCCGCGTTGGTAGAATCAAATCCGGACAAGATCATGTTCACCGGCTCGGTCGCTACCGGGAAGAAGATCGCCGCAGCGGCGGCGAAAAACCTCACCTCCGTCGTCCTCGAACTCGGCGGTAAGGACCCGATGATCGTCTTTGCCGACGCGAACCTCGACCTCGCCGCCGGAGCCGCCGTTTGGGGTGCGTTCTGTAATTCGGGCCAGTCGTGTTCTTCGGTTGAGCGGCTGTATGTTCAGGAAAGTGTCGCGGAGGAAATAACCCGCAAGATCGTCGAAAGGACAAAACAGCTCCAACAAGGCACGGGCGATCGAGCAGACGTCTCGATCGGATCAATGTCATCCGAACGGCAGATCAAGATCGTCGAGGATCACGTCGAGGATTTCCGTCTCAGCAGAGCGAAGATCGAGACCGGTGGACGACGCAATCCCGATCTCGAAGGCCTCTTTTACGAACCGACGGTTATCACCAACGCAAACAATGACATGCGTGCAATGCAGGAAGAAACCTTCGGCCCGACGCTCCCGATCGCGACATTCTCGACAGAAGAAGAAGCGATTAGACTAGCAAATGACAGCGAATTCGGCCTCACCGCCAGCGTCTGGACGCGCGACCGTGCAAAAGGAAAACGCATCGCGGAAAAGATCGAGGCCGGCTCGGTTTGCATCAACGAAGTCCTCTACACTCACGGCATCGGCCAGACACCGTGGGGCGGCTTCAAAAACTCAGGCCGGGGCCGCACCCACGGCCGCGAAGGCCTCATGGAACTCGTCCAACCGCAGCACATCCATACTAACCACATCGCCATCTTGCCCGATGCCTGGTGGATGCCGTACTCCGCAAACGCCATCTCGACATTTCGCAAAATGACTACCACCTTCGCCAGCGGCTCGCTGATCAGAACGGTCGGTTTGCTGCCGCAGTTGTTTAAGCGAGTCATGGAACTTTTAAGAAAATGA
- the ygiD gene encoding 4,5-DOPA dioxygenase extradiol codes for MTSPMPAIFFGHGNPMNALAYNLFTRAWAEIGRSIPRPKAILCVSAHWFVPAVGVTAMEWPKTIHDFGGFPRELFEFEYPAAGSPELAARVNGLLGGDVILDTVRWGLDHGTWSVLCHVFPDADMPVVQLSIDETKSSDWHYEFAKQLAPLRDEGVLVCGSGNLVHNLHSYAGGKQDVEPFDWAVRFESEARKLMVAGEHKPLASYELMGKDAQLSAPTPDHFLPLLYVLATQSEGDVVSFPVEGFDGGSISMLTVKIG; via the coding sequence ATGACTAGCCCGATGCCCGCAATTTTCTTTGGCCACGGCAATCCGATGAATGCATTGGCCTATAACCTATTCACGCGTGCGTGGGCGGAGATCGGCCGCTCGATACCGAGGCCGAAAGCCATCCTTTGTGTGTCGGCGCATTGGTTTGTGCCTGCGGTCGGCGTGACAGCGATGGAATGGCCGAAGACGATCCATGATTTCGGCGGATTTCCGCGTGAACTGTTTGAATTTGAATATCCCGCCGCAGGTTCGCCTGAATTGGCCGCACGCGTAAATGGTCTGCTTGGCGGTGATGTGATCTTGGATACGGTTCGCTGGGGACTTGATCACGGAACGTGGTCGGTGCTGTGCCACGTCTTTCCAGATGCCGATATGCCGGTCGTGCAGCTTTCGATCGACGAGACCAAGTCATCGGATTGGCATTACGAGTTTGCCAAACAGCTCGCGCCGCTCCGCGACGAAGGCGTTCTCGTATGTGGCAGCGGCAATCTGGTACACAATCTGCACAGTTATGCCGGGGGAAAACAGGACGTGGAGCCATTCGACTGGGCAGTGAGATTCGAATCCGAAGCTCGAAAGCTAATGGTCGCGGGCGAACACAAACCGCTTGCATCGTATGAGCTGATGGGCAAGGACGCTCAACTTTCCGCCCCGACGCCCGACCATTTCCTGCCGCTGCTCTACGTTCTTGCTACGCAGAGCGAGGGCGATGTTGTGTCATTTCCCGTCGAGGGATTCGACGGCGGCTCAATTTCGATGTTGACGGTAAAGATCGGCTAG